The following proteins come from a genomic window of Plasmodium sp. gorilla clade G2 genome assembly, contig: PADLG01_00_28, whole genome shotgun sequence:
- a CDS encoding mitochondrial ribosomal protein L16 precursor, putative: protein MPPIIYKSPLPVRLKAPKGRITPLNGPDIKIGKSLIAACPKRIRGEKLAEMKQTIRKYLGKKKEYFIDVHATYSVTKKPDGTKMGQGKGIIDHFVARVPSGKTIFSIPTISPFNTLGFDDPVYRVLKKAAAKVAIPCVFRTQNNLFRVHNIKYISQQKVKNDQLKHFNQFKSKLFQKKDED, encoded by the coding sequence ATGCCTCCgataatttataaaagtcCTCTGCCTGTTCGATTAAAAGCGCCCAAAGGTAGAATAACACCTTTGAATGGACCAGATATAAAAATTGGGAAATCATTAATAGCTGCTTGTCCAAAAAGAATAAGAGGAGAAAAATTAGCTGAAATGAAACAAacaataagaaaatatttaggaaagaaaaaagaatattttattgaTGTTCATGCAACTTATAGTGTAACAAAAAAACCTGATGGAACAAAAATGGGACAAGGTAAAGGTATTATTGATCATTTTGTAGCTAGAGTACCATCAGGAAAAACTATTTTTTCTATACCTACCATAAGTCCATTCAATACATTAGGGTTTGATGACCCTGTATATAGagtattaaaaaaagcaGCAGCAAAAGTAGCTATACCTTGTGTATTTAGAacacaaaataatttattcagagttcataatattaaatatatatcacaaCAAAAAGTAAAAAACGACCAACTCAAACATTTTAATCAATTTAAATCAAAATTGtttcaaaaaaaagatgaagatTAA
- a CDS encoding rRNA biogenesis protein RRP5,putative, whose protein sequence is MVEQKEDSYITNKKEDENKTNKKIIHIKDEQINKKKKKKKEKKKTEGKSVTKEINETSNLSLYSNIYEEKKHKKNKNKKEKENDKLDNINDSSKKKNKKKKDKKLTNNDEMNDDDIISDHEDDIIYDHDDIISDHDDHIIDDNNNTQLKNNDSIINNNNKVTPFDYERLIASEKNKSAIWISYIAFYLEQNNLEEARKIAERALKTIDIHEIDEKLNIYLCYINMECLYGDKLDDIFKRALLCNNEKSIYLHTINILKKNKKLIQLKELCEEAIKKFKYSKKIWSCYLQILHNTFKDEEYAHNILLKSLHSLPKKKHLSMIINAARFEYKYSNKERGKTYFEKLIQEYPKRSDLWFTYLDIHINSLTKNENKEKIKLNLKELQFIRNIFERFLSYKFKPRVMKIIFTKWLLFEKSQGNMHSQKTVQEKAYNYVESLNALV, encoded by the coding sequence ATGGTTGAACAAAAAGAAGATagttatataacaaataagaaggaagatgaaaataaaaccaACAAAAAAATCATCCATATTAAagatgaacaaataaataaaaaaaagaaaaaaaagaaagaaaagaaaaaaacggAGGGGAAATCTGTAactaaagaaataaatgaaacGAGCAATTTAAGTTtgtattcaaatatatatgaagagaaaaaacacaaaaaaaataaaaataaaaaggaaaaggaaAATGACAAATTGGATAATATTAACGACAGctccaaaaaaaagaataaaaaaaagaaggataaaaaattaacaaataatgatgaaatgAATGATGACGATATTATAAGTGATCATGaagatgatattatatatgaccATGATGATATTATAAGTGATCATGATGACCACATtatagatgataataataatacacaattaaaaaataatgatagtattattaataataataataaagtaaCACCATTCGATTATGAAAGACTAATAGCCTcggaaaaaaataagagcGCTATATGGATCAGTTATATCGCTTTTTATttagaacaaaataatttagaaGAAGCTAGAAAAATTGCAGAAAGAGCATTAAAAACTATTGATATTCATGAAATCGATGAAAagctaaatatatatttatgttatataaatatggaaTGTTTATATGGTGATAAATTAgatgatatttttaaaagagcattattatgtaataatgaaaaatcaatttatttacatacaattaatatattaaaaaaaaataaaaaattaatacaattaaaagaattatgtGAAGAagcaattaaaaaatttaaatattctaaaaaaatatggtcatgttatttacaaatattacataatacatttaaagatgaagaatatgcacataatattttattaaaatcttTACATTCCTTacctaaaaaaaaacatctaAGTATGATAATTAATGCTGCACgttttgaatataaatattcaaataaagAAAGAGGAAAAACATATTTCGAAAAATTAATTCAAGAATATCCTAAAAGGTCAGACCTCTGGTTTACTTATCTAGATATACATATCAATTCattaacaaaaaatgaaaataaagaaaaaatcaaattaaatttaaaagaactacaatttattagaaatatatttgaaaggTTTTTgtcatataaatttaaaccAAGAGttatgaaaattatttttacaaaatgGCTTCTATTCGAAAAAAGTCAAGGAAATATGCACAGTCAAAAAACTGTTCAGGAGAAGGCCTATAATTATGTTGAGAGTTTAAACGCACTTGTATGA
- a CDS encoding adenylyl cyclase alpha, putative — protein MPELKQIYANDIFDNEKLKRFFLKYRSKEKVLYSFTSENDIIIEEKRKRKNNLCMLKYKNICLNIYTSKFFEYSKWKYDFLSDIFISLLLFGCLIEIIFNFLMDTTYIFYFMFFDIISFILLFFDIFLFEKYFFDFFIYFTNGLFAWKKIEKDYVIYLIQLFKSLRIIKIYRLVINFIKKHTKEKYKHRNEWNFEKMESMKNRPLKESLKFTNKMHLALIKRYFMSLIFIMLSYIMIEIIYISKESKNPMNYFIYNLDLIIFDEFYEKEFLKALYFYSTIQKNKRDEEYLISIKSKRKLQNFINKKEIDISGINYLLWDFSNISHNNLLKFVSPSSASQNVEEEIILDHTIKNLNELRYFETKIYESKDFIFYINIKRYIERIIKNIIILKIFIIIFSFIILFYFTCELNVLLFPIESILKKLKLMKSNPTLALEMQEELLNHELKNILINTKLKRKSIKENYEILKMEENLMKLGTLMLLGFGEAGAKIISKNINEQERVNLLINGEIVYSVFSFCDIRNFTEITEVLKEKIMIFINLIAEIIHECCDFYGGTINKNIGDAFLLVWKYQKKEFSNKKMNIFKSLNNNYDEYSEKENINRICDLAFLSTVQTLIKLRKSEKIHIFLNSENMDELIKNNILELSFGLHFGWAIEGAIGSSYKIDLSYLSENVNIASRLQEISKIYKNNIVISGDFYDNMSEKFKNSLRKIDRVTLKGCRNPLSLYTFDICLNKITKKVNMENFDANPHFDIKLLKVFDDIKKKAERKKRKKEVLNLSYNLYEEYARNEDIKFIKIQYPKDYLEQFKIALESYLIGKWNVSKNILEYLKKNNIFEDQIVNQLWNFLSMNNFLAPNDWCGYRKFLQKS, from the exons ATGCCAGAactaaaacaaatatatgcAAATGATATTTTCGATAATGAAAAGCTGAAAAGatttttcttaaaatataGATCAAAAGAAAAAGTATTATATTCCTTTACATcagaaaat GATATTATaattgaagaaaaaagaaaaagaaaaaataactTATGcatgttaaaatataaa aatatatgtcttaatatatatacaagcAAATTTTTCGAATACTCCAAATgg aAATATGATTTTCTATcagatatttttatttcccttttattatttggatGTCTGAtcgaaataatttttaattttttaatggatacaacatatattttttattttatgttttttgatattatatcattcatattgttATTCTTTGATATCTTTCTTTtcgaaaaatatttttttgacttttttatttactttaCAAATGG cTTATTTGCAtggaaaaaaattgaaaaagattatgtaatatatctAATACAATTATTTAAATCCTTACGCATTATTAAGATATATCGTTTagtaattaattttataaaaaagcaCACCAAAGAAAAATACAAGCACAGAAATGAGTGGAAT TTTGAAAAAATGGAAAGTATGAAGAATAGACCATTGAag gaAAGTTTAAAGTTTACAAATAAAATGCATTTAGCTCTTATCAAAAGATATTTCAtgtctttaatttttataatgttaTCTTATATAATGATAGAAATA ATATATATCTCCAAGGAAAGCAAAAACCCAATGAATTATTTCATCTATAATTTGGATct TATAATATTTGATGAATTTTATGAAAAGGAATTTTTAAAAGCTCTATACTTTTATAGT ACTATtcagaaaaataaaagagaTGAGGAATATTTAATAAGTATTAAATCAAAAAGGAAATTGcaaaattttattaacaaGAAGGAAATAGATATATCAGGAATTAATTACCTTCTTTGGGATTTCTCAAACATATCACAt AATAATCTATTAAAATTTGTTAGTCCTTCAAGTGCTAGCCAAAATGTCGAAGAAGAAATTATTTTGGACCATACAATTAAGAACTTAa atgAATTGAGATACTTTGAAACAAAGATATATGAATCCAaagattttatattttatataaatataaagagaTATATagaaagaattattaaaaatattataatattgaaaatatttattataata ttttcttttataatattgttcTATTTTACGTGCGAATTAAATGTCTTATTATTTCCTATAGAAAGcatattgaaaaaattaaaacttatgaa aTCAAATCCGACCCTAGCTTTGGAGATGCaagaagaattattaaacCACGAGTTGAAAAATATACTAATAAACACAAAATTGAAGAG GAAAAGcattaaagaaaattatgaaattttaaaaatggaaGAAAACTTAATGAAATTAGGAACATTAATGTTATTAG GTTTTGGTGAAGCAGGAGCTAAAataatttcaaaaaatattaatgaacAAGAAAGAGTAAATTTATTGATCAATGGTGAAATTGTTTATTCtgttttttcattttgcGACATACGAAATTTTACAGAAATAACAGAagttttaaaagaaaag ATTATGATTTTCATAAATTTGATTGCTGAAATAATACACGAGTGTTGTGATTTTTATGGTGGAacaataaacaaaaatattggTGATGCATTTTTATTAGTTTggaaatatcaaaaaaaagaattttcgaataaaaaaatgaatatttttaagtctctaaataataattatgatgaatattcagaaaaagaaaatataaacagGATATGCGATTTGGCATTTCTATCAACAGTGCAAACGTTAATTAAACTTAGAAAG tcggaaaaaatacatatatttctaaATAGTGAAAATATGGATGAGTTAATTAAGAATAACATTTTGGAGTTAAGTTTTGGACTTCATTTTGGATGGGCTATAGAAGGAGCAATAGGAAGTAGTTACAAAATtgatttatcatatttatcagaaaatgtaaatatagcTAGTCGATTACAAGAGAtttctaaaatatataaaaacaatattgTTATATCAGGAGATTTCTACGATAATATGTCAGAAAAATTtaaa aatTCTCTTAGAAAAATCGATAGGGTTACTCTTAAAGGATGTAGGAACCCATTAagtttatatacatttgatATATGTCTTAATAag attaCGAAGAAAGTTAATATGGAAAATTTTGACGCCAATCCCCATTTTGACATAAAACTTTTAAAG GTttttgatgatataaaaaagaaagccgaacgaaaaaaaagaaaaaaagaagttCTTAATCTTTCATATAAT cTTTATGAAGAATATGCAAGAAATGAGGACATAAAATTCATAAAGATACAGTATCCTAAAGATTATTTGGAGCAATTCAAAATTGCCCTTGAATCATATTTAATAGGGAAATGGAAtgtatcaaaaaatatactagaatatttaaaaaaaaataatatttttgaagaTCAAATTGTTAATCAGCTGTGGAACTTTTTGAGTATGAACAATTTTCTTGCACCCAATGATTGGTGTGGATATAGAAAATTTTTACAAAagtcataa